GTTCCCATTCCCAAAGTGGTTGAACTAAATGATCAACCATCTCCCAGTTGGCACATTCTTCTGTTCTTGTGCTTGTGAGATCACCATGATCTCCTGCTGAGTTTGAAGTCTCAGAGGAGCTTGCATTATCCACCATTCTGGTGTTTTGAGCAGATGTTGTAGCAGTGTCACCTGCAAGTACTTGTGTCTCTCTTGTCACAACTTCTACGGGGCGTCTGTCAAATGCTCTACAACTTCCCGATGTTACATAAACTCGACACAAACTGAATTCATGTCTCAGCTGCACATTAGAAATTATAAACAAAGAAAAGGTTGTTGATTAGAATTgaaacataacgtaacttaagATAACGTGTGCATTactatttcatatttttcatacCTTAGGAACAGTAGTACTCGACGAGTCAGCTACTCCTTCGATGGCTCTATACTCATTCATCTTCCATTTGGTTTTTCTTCCTGTAGGTATTCTCCCCTTATAGAAAACCATGGTTTTCTTGACTCCAATCACTTTGTTATCTGATGAGTAAACATAACCAGGAGAACCAGTAGCTTTCCAGTACCCGGATGCTGTTGTGCGGCTCGGTCTTCCTCCCCTTGCTTCTCTTTCTTGTCTTGGTGTAAAGAAGAACCATTGCTCGGTGTCTCCTTGACATAGTTCTCCAGCAAGCTCTGCAACAACACATGTTAATAAACAAACTTTAAGGTACCATTCAACAGAAGAAAATCAGTATAGAGACCCACACAATAAAAAGGgacaattaaaataataatatattttgtaagTCAATGAGATCCACACAATAAAAAGGGCCAACTTTTTATGAGATGAACACGAAAGggaaacactaacactaaaatgAGTACAGTTGTATTTCTATTATTTCATGAACAAAAAACACAGTTGTATTACTTGGGAGATTCCATGGCTCCATGTTGTAAATGTCTGTAATAGGAATAACACGGTGCACTTCTTCTCTTTTGCCTTCCAGCTTGTTATGAAGATAGAAGGAAACTAGCTCTTCTTCTGTTGGATAAAAGCGTATACCAGGTGGGAATTCTTCTAATCTTTCTTTGCACTTATTTTCCATTCTTGCTTATCTTTAAATGCTTGATATTGTTTGTTGGTAAGTGTTTTGTTATAGTCGATTTTTGAACCAACAAAGTATATATAGAGTTTTACTTACGGAAAGGATTTGCCGAGTGAATGGAGAAAAAAATGGCAGAGATAAGTTATTTGGAAACTTCCACGCGGTTGtaacgaaaaataaaaaaggtgtCCTATGTCCTACCACAGCTCCCATCTCATTTGAACGAGTCAAGCCACTGTTTACTCCCCTATATTGTCTGTCCTAGACTTTGGAGCTGCACCCTCTTGATTAACCTATCATAaccatataaacatatataatataacACAATCATGGTAGAATAACTTGAATTACCACCTAGGTTGCATCGATAAGGACCAGGGTTGTAAATGATCCGAGCCGCTTATGAATTCTGCTCGATAAAAACTCGACCATGTtcggctcaatttataaataagCCGAGTTTGAGCATGACAAAACTTGACTCGAAAGCTCGTGACTTTAGTTTTGTCATGGaaccatttgaactaaaagctcgagcttatagttaaggcccaatcatatatcttatatcaATTTCTGACATACCCCCCACACGCAAACGCCTCTTGGGCTTGCAGAGTGTACAACACATGCCCATcccaccatgtgtttttaattccacatattaatgaggttgtcaggacttaaaccctcgaccgtttggtcttagaggctctgataccatgttatggaaccgtttgaactaaaagctcgagcttatAGTTAAGACCCAATTATATATCTTATATCAATTTCTGACAAGTTTTGTAGATTTCAAAACTATTTAGTTCCGTGTTAAAGAAGTTTcaaataaacataattaataagttGATCGCGAGTGAAGttcatgaatataattaatgagcTGCTTGCTGGCAGCTAAGGAATAAGATATTGAGTTTGAACTCGAGTTCGTGAATTCTAAAGAGTAGAGTATGATCAGGGAAGAGCCTATCAGAGCATGAGCAGACAAAAACTCGGTTTGGCTCGATTGCAATCTTATTACATGAGCATAGAATGGATATGGGGAAATTGTATTTATAAAACatgaatttttataaaatagtcATATGGATACAAAAACACAAGAATACAGATACAAAATGTAGCAACGTTATTAATGGAAAGTATCATACAACTAGATTACAACCTCTAATTGAAAGTATTTTCTTTCCTTACACCAATTATCTCCCAATGAGATAGCATGCTCTTTTGTTTTCCAATATCAATCCGTGGATCTTTTATACTTGGCTAGAGGTGAAGGCAAGTGTTGTGTTTATTTATCTGTTTGTTCGTTGGCGTGTGTGGGTGGTGgtttattaatgggaaaacAAAATTTCAAGTttcactttgttttttttttaaatttatttatttagaaaagctaataatagaaaaacaaagtaaatacCTTAACCTAAACTTATAGATATTAGTTTAGGTAGATAATTTAATTATGCATAGCCTCGAAGTAAACCAAAAATATTGAAACCTTCTTTTTGTATCTTCATGAAAGTtcaacttgtttttttttttttttttgtcaatgaagtttaatttaacttgtttatttaaggCAAAAGATATTTTCCATTTTATATTGAATTTTGTACTCTTCCTAAGCTTAGTATTAAACTTTTTTCAACGCACGTGTAATGGGTAGTGGGCCATTACTTCCATTTCTTTGTTGCAATTAAAAATGAGGTCAATTACATCTATGGCCACTAAAATttggggttaaatgcaccattggtcattaaacttacatgattgtcttaaaatggtcactcaattttaatttgtctcaataaaatcactcaagtttgagttttgtctcaattaggtcactttgacgatttcagtgattaaaaagcATCGAAATGATAACGTAGGTGACATGTCAGATGAGTTAACTCAGATCTCGAACCGAAGCGATATATGACATCCAcgtgtcggttatttttatgaaaaaaaaaactaaattttgtttttttttcatgaaaATAACCGCCATTTGATGTATatgtggatgtcatgtgtcattttggTCAGGgatttgagttgactcatgcGTATATGTCATATATGTCATCATTTCGATgctttttaatcactgaaatcgccaaagtgacctaattgagacaaaactcaaagttgagttattttattgagacaaattgaagttaagtgaccattttgagataaacatgtaagttcagtgactaATAATACATTTAACCCCTAAAATTTGCCATATTTAACATTATGACTGTTGAATTTCAATTATCGATGTTATGACACTAAATCTTATATTTTTTTGATACCAGTAGCCAatgttatcttttttttttttaaagagtaGCCAATGTTATCTATTGTTGCTCACCTTCTCTTTTTTAAAACCTTATATACCCATTTTATCCTTCTTGTGAATTCCTCCCTTTAAAATCAGTGTATTCTCCCCACCTCTCCTTTTTTATCTCTTGAAACTCCGCGCGACAACCCATGAACAGCCGAGTATGCCTGCTATTTTTTCAGAAAAAATTCCTTAAATCCCTAGATCGCAACTCTTAAACCCATCTTTTCCTAAAAAGCTACTCCTAATCGCAACTTATAACCGAACTGTAACCAATAAATCGCAAATCTGTAGGAAAACtcataaatagaaaaaatagcATAAAAAAGACTAGTGCGATATTGAAGTGCCaagtagggctgtaatcgagccgagccgagctttgacctgtTTAAGCTCGCTATAGAATTAACGAGCCTGAGCcaagcttgctataaaattaacgagccgagtctgagccgagctttggcttgctcaacgagcttgagccgagcttcgagttTGTTTCGAGCTCAAAATCCTCTTTTgtacttggttcattaagaaaattatctaaccatgaattatttgggagtaaatcgttaattatatttgtgaagtttgctcgcaaataactctttaattgtgtatataaacaagctcacaagcaaagttcgtgaataaataagcaagatgcttacaaatagttcgtctattacacatttattatgtttgtgaacgaactcatctgatagcaaatgaaataatattaagtttagatatttgtgaactaacacaaaactatatagttttctacaaaactaaaatttgttcataaatgttctaatcgagcctgctcgcgagttTTCGAACTGAGTTTTGGCATGCTCAaactcggctcgtttacgaatcgtgctagtaaatcgtgttcatgagcggctcgtttataaatcgagccgagctttttatcgagccgctcatgagcggcttggCTCATTTATAGCCCTAGTGCCAAGGTATTCAATTTCCAGCATGAGCTGTTAGACTGTGAAGAACATGGAGAAACTAATACTTGTTACAGCACAACCAAATGGGGCGAAGGCTAACAACTTCTTATTAGCATAAGGCACATAAATGGATAAAACCATCAGATAGGGATGTTGGAATCTAATTATACCaataattttccagatttgttgtGGGCAAATGGTTACTGCTGACAATTACAGATTATTATACCAATTATACAGAAAATACCAATAATTTTCCAGATTAAGGTTACAGTGTTAGAGGATTTTTGGGTCTCGAGTTTGGAGTTTCAAACGCTAAGAGAGATAAAGAAAAAAGGGGATTTCTGAGTTCTGACAGGGTGTTTGTTAGAGGTGATAAAGACAcggggatagggataaaaaaaaactgaGACGAGTTATCTTATGTTTGTTTtagggatacgttagggagatAAGAGCGGGATATGAGTCTTATCCCTCGAATCCTATACCCaagagggggtggtataaggaggtgggttAAGCTCCTGCAATTTTAATAGCGTGGAAAAGTgcatgtagtttaaataaggttaaaatagtaaaatgtattattttatccctatccataTCCcgcataccaaacattgaataataattctcgactatcatatttttatacttattcCAACTATTTATCCTTATTTCTATCACAACATTTAttcttatccctatcccaatagaatactaAACGACCCGTGAGGGATTTCTGCATTTCCCAGTGTCAAtcttagagagataaaaagGGAGAGTTAGAGACTGCATTTGGTTCATGAAGGAGAAGGGTAAAATGTATATTGAAGTTTTAGAAAGAGGGAAAAGGGTAAAAATGTATATACAGAGTTTTAGAAAGAGGGAAGAAAAGAGAACTGGtaaaaaaagggttaaggtgtaaaaatatccctaacgttttgggtcaggagcaattttacccctaacgtctacaattgtgcaattttatccctaacgttggaagtcaggagcaattttatccctaatgttgataaattggttcaattgagaaataattcatcaaactgtcttctcggtcatgaattttgtcatttaACTTCatatgtgcatcattttatcagtaacaaatcacaagcATATGTTGGgacgtgaaaaaaataaaaaaaatatactgtctttttgtacgaattatacaaaaaatattcaaaaaattcaccgaatttataaatattaatttccaattctattattaaattataaaatatatgaaatcttttttttaaacgaattgTTAtataattggtgcagaataaaaaacaaaatatttaaaagtaaaattgctcctatcttccaacgttaagggtaaaattgcacaattttagacgttaggggtaaaattattgctgacccaaaatattataagtatttttgcaccttaaccaaaaaaaataaaaaatgttatgTCTTGAATCATTAATGAGCCTCCTATTCTGTTGAACTGTAAAAGAGGAATAGCAGATCGATGATTTTGTGGAAACTTTGTAATGCCCAAGTTAATATGTGCTGtagggttaaatgcaccattggtcatTGAATTTACATGattatctcaaaatggtcactcaacttcaatttgtcttaacaaaatcattca
The window above is part of the Euphorbia lathyris chromosome 3, ddEupLath1.1, whole genome shotgun sequence genome. Proteins encoded here:
- the LOC136221734 gene encoding NAC domain-containing protein 90-like, with amino-acid sequence MENKCKERLEEFPPGIRFYPTEEELVSFYLHNKLEGKREEVHRVIPITDIYNMEPWNLPKLAGELCQGDTEQWFFFTPRQEREARGGRPSRTTASGYWKATGSPGYVYSSDNKVIGVKKTMVFYKGRIPTGRKTKWKMNEYRAIEGVADSSSTTVPKLRHEFSLCRVYVTSGSCRAFDRRPVEVVTRETQVLAGDTATTSAQNTRMVDNASSSETSNSAGDHGDLTSTRTEECANWEMVDHLVQPLWEWEPLNWP